The genome window ATCCGTAACCGGAATCAGCGAGTTGATGTAGGGAGCAATTTGGGCTTTGCGGGGATCACTGTCGGGCAAGGCGTTGTAGGGGCCAGTCAGGTACGAGGGCATATTGCCCGGCGAACCCGGCATGAGGATATACCCCATCATTTTATCCCCCGAATTGTTGAGAATATCCTGATAGTTTACCGCATCATTACCCGTACCGGAGTAGTTCAGGTTTGGGATTAACTGCCGAAAGCCGTGCGTAAAAAAGTCGTCATCCCACTCCCCGATATCACCCGACCGTTTTTTAAAGCGTGGCCCCCAATAGATCCAGTCTTTTTGAATCGAAAAACGGGGAAACCGTTTCCAGTTCAAGGCCGCTTTCGCCTGCTGGGGCTGGTAGGTGTAATCGTTACCTTGTGGTCGTAGATAGTTACGGTAGGTCTGGCCGAAGGAAAGGCTACCCGACAGCAGGAGCCAGAGAATAAGGAGCTTTTTCATGTTAATTGGTCGGATCGGTTAGTATGTTCGCGTCGGAGTAGGTGACGGGCGTGCCTGAGTCATCGGTGTCGTTGGGGTTTCCTGCGGTCCAGGCCGTGCCATCGGTGGGCAATGGATCGGGGTCAGGATCGGGCGTCGTGCCCCCGTCGACGGGGGGCTGGGTGACGTATTCGGCCAGCGTGTCGTTACTGGCGATCGCGCAGACCAAAACCTCTTCCTGCTTGCCCGCGGGAGGGCCTGTGCGATCAATCAGGGCCGCGATGTTTTGAGCCGAGCTGGTCCACAGCGTTGGCACGTCCGCGCAGACCGATGCGAGAGCAACGGGTATCATTTTGTCGACCACCGTAACCGTTGGCGGATTCGTGGAGCTGTCGGTTGTGGTCTCGACGACAAGCAAAAAGCAATCGGTTATTGTTGCCATGGTCTACAGCGGGTAGAGTTGAACGGTTGTGTGATCGGGCGTACTGGCCTGCGGCAGGTAGTGGGGCTGCACCTCGGAATTCGCCACCGTTTGCAGCTTGACGGCGAAAATGTTCAGCGCCCGGGTGGTGTTGGAAAAGTCCTCATCGGCGAAGAAAGTCACGTGCGTATAGCCCGGCGGCAGCGTGCCCCAGCTGGTCTGGGCGTTGTAATCCAGTTTCTGCATTACCCCGTAGGTGGCATCATTTCTGGATTGTAGGTAGCGCGACCGCACGTCTGCGTTAGCCGCATTAGTACCCTCAATCCTGACCAGAATAACCAGGTTTTCCGACACCGTGCCGGAAGACGGTAAGATCGAATGCCAGCCGGTTGGGTGAAACACCGTTACCTTGGCGATGCTCAGGGGCGTGGTTTGATTGGCCACATTCTTGAAAACGATGGCCTTCTCAATGACCGCCCCGTTGCCGAAGGTGAAGAAGATTTTACCCGGCACATCGGCGGTGATCGAATTGATTGGGGTATGGATTTTAGTACGCGAATCGGCCAGGGCAATCAAATCAACGCCCGGTGGGTAGGGCTCAAAGAGGCCATACGCCCCTTGCGAATCGATGTAGTTCTGCCGGCTGCCGTTGGTGTATACTGCGTCAATTGAATACTCTGGATCACTGCCCCCTTCGACGGCTTCAGTCGGACCAACGATTTCATATTTATCAAAAACAGCCGTGTCCGCTACGTTGATCAAATCGATCAGCTTCTCGACGTAGCCACCACCGGCCGGGAAGGTGAAACGAAGCGTACGGGTCAGGTTGGCAGTAATTGAACCCATTGGCAGGGTTACCGTGCCGATCGCATTCATGCCCGTAGTGGCCGTCATACCATCCGGATACGGCGTATTGATCGAGTAGGCACCCGATTCCGTGTACTGCTCTTCGAGTGGCGCCTGATTGAAGAGCGCCACTACTTTAAAGTGAGCCTGGGGCCCTCCTTCAATAATGGCCTGCGACGTTTCAATGCGATCGATGCGGTAACCCGTGATGTACCTTGTAATTGATGCGTCATAGATCTGAATGACTTTGCTGGCATTCAGGCCCAGATAAGCCGCCGTAAGCGTCGGGCTGCGGGTATCGTTTGGCGTTGAGTTAACGGCGGCAAATAGCACCCCGTCGGCACCCCACGTCAGGGAGAAATCACCACCCGTAGTTTTATTTGATGCAGCCGTTACATCCTCCGTATCACCGTTGGTGTAGGTCAGCCACACTTTTTGGTTGGTCTGTGCGCCTTCGTTCTGACCCAATGGACCCAGTATTTCCAGCTTTTTAGGCAGACGGGTAGGTGGTGTACCGCCGTCTGGAGTCTTACTGGGCGCCATGATCCGGATGGAATTCAGCCGGACGTAGTTACAAGCCCCGCCGGCATTACTGTTCTTGCTGGTGACCAGTCGAACGTAGCGCAGGGATCGGTAATTGGCATCAAGATCCGTCTCAACGGGCAAAACGATTTCCTGGGTGGTACGCGCTTGGTTGGTAACTGTTGCCAGCACAAACCAGGTAATCCCATCCGTGGAGCCGCTGAGCTGATAATCTACTGGTAGCCAATCGGCACCATCTGAAAAATTGTTCGGCACTAGCCGAATCTGCTGGGGGGCAGCCGTTCCGCCCAGATCGACGCGAATGGTAACGGGCTCGGTTTCCCCTACGCAAGGGGTGGTATAAGCCGAATCCGGATCATCGTCGGTCAAATGCTCGGCGACCCAGATCGGCCCAAAGCCCGAATCAGGCGCGGTTACGGTCGCATCGACTGCTACATCAATCAGATTACTCAGACTCACGCAGGCGAAATCCGACGTTCTGGGTGAATACCGGAAGGCAGTTGTGCCGGACAGGGGGCGAATCTCGACGGTAATAGGCTCCCCGTTTTTGAACACATCGGGAATAGTAAACGTCCAGCCGCAGATGTGCGTAGTCGCGCCGGATAGCCCTAGTACGTCAGCCACTTCGGGCCGGGCGAACGTAGCCGTGGCAATACCCGCAAAAATGCCGTTGATGAAGACCCGCAGCTTGGCGGGCGTATTGAGATTATTAAGATCATACACCCAGCCGCCACACTGAGAACAGTTAACGAAATCCAGTGAGGCATCATAGAGGGGGGCCAGGATGCTGACCGGCGACCATTGGATAATGTTGGTTGCCGTATATGTTTTGGTAACCGTACCCGATAGGTTGCAGGTTGCCGCGATAGCACAGAACAGTTGCTTCAGGCTTGGATTAGCGCTTATGGTAGTAAGCACCGTTTGCCCTAACAACAGCAGCGTTTCGGGTGCCAGGCTTCGCAAAAAGGCGCGATACACAGCATCCCGGTCCAGATCGTTCGACCGGGCAACCAGGGAGGTCAGCGAGGATGAGCCGGTCGAATTCTCTTCACTCGGATCGACAATATCGTAGCCACCCGTCTCCTTGAAGACCACCCGAATCAGCTCCTCGTCCGCCATGTGAACCGGATGGTAGCCCAGAAACCGGTAAACGATTCCCGCCACGAACGGGTCATTGTTGTAATCCTTATCGAAGTATGGATCCTCAACCTGCTCCCGTTTATCGTCCAGGTGGCCAGCCTCATTGGACAACACCGAAAAGGTGAAGCCCTTGGTACCATAGCCACCCGTCGTCAGGGTGATTTCAGAAACGGGATTGCTCATTGCGTAAAGAAGGTTACCTGACGGCGCAGGGTGGATTTAAGCTCGCCGATCGTAATGCCGTCTTGGCGCACGATGGCACCGAGCTTGGCCTTACCTGGTTCAATGGGCACAAAGCCGCTCACGCTGGCCGTTGCGCCGAGTTTGGGAACAATACCGACACTGGTCAGATCCTGTAAAAATTTATCGTGGCGACTGGTTGTAACGGGCAAACTGGGCGGCACGGGCTGATCGGCCTCGTCGGGGTTCAGCGGGATCAGATTGCCGTCCTTCTCCACCCAGAAGCCTTTCGGCGAGGGCAGCTTTTCAACGTCTTCGTGCATGATACGTACGCTGCTCGTTTCGTAGCGGCAGCCCTGCACGTCCCATTCGAACCGCGAGGCAATTTGTTGATCGTAGGGCTGAAACGTGGTTTCCTTGATCGTGCTGGCATCGGCAATGGTCACCTGCGAGACTTTCTGACTGATGACCGTGCGGTCTACCAGAAAATACCACGGATTGCGCACAAAAGCGGGAATTGAGGTAACTGTATAATCCCCAAAATTCAGTCCGTCGCTAGTGACTCGGATGGTCATGCCCACCTTGATCCAGGGTAGATACACCCCAGGGTAAACGGCATTGACAATCTCTTTTTTGAATTCGACAAGCAGATTCGTCGCCTGCGTGGCGGGCTCCTCAGAAGGGATACCGCCAATATCCAGGTAACGCAAAATGGTATGCATACCCAGCGGCAATCTTCCTAGCAGCGTGGCCTCGACCACATCAGCCGGCTGCATATACTGGCGGGCCATGGATGCGGCCAAATGATACGGCAAGCCCTGACCAACGGCACTAGCCCCCGTTTTGTCGGCCCGATCCCAGCTGACGGTTGGCTCGTGGGTACCCAGGCGAAACAAAGGTCCCGTGCGGTCATACGGCAGGGGGAAATACACATCACCCAGCGTCAGGCTGGCGGTCGTCTCTAGTTTGCGCTTTGAGCTAGTAATGGTGACCTGCGTACTATCGATGCTGACGCCATCCTGCTTGGTTTCCAGCGTGATGCCGTACTGCTTCAGGTACGGGCGGTTGCTAGGCGTACCGGGATTCGCGCCCCCGCCGGGCTTGTCCAGCGCTTCACCCACGCAGACCCACACCTGAAGAAAGCGCACGTTGCCGATCGCTTCCATCTCCAGGGCAAACTCCGCCTGTCCGCTGTAGGTGATCGTGCCCGCATCATTGCAATGGTAGGTCAGAATGCCGACTAGCTCCGATGTTTTGGGGCTCTCCTTCCAGGCTCCCCCCTTTTGCAAAATGTGCATTTGCAGCGGGCCGTTGCTCTGTTGTGTGTAGGCAAACACAACGATTTTGGACGCCCTGAGCAGGTTTAGCTCGAACTTACCCCGCAGCACCCGTTTGTAGGCTTGCTGATACTGGGGTGAATCTTTGGCAAACTCGACTTGGTAGCGAATGGAGGGTGTGTCGGGTTTGGCTTTCTCGTCGCCGTACCCGTACAAAACCATTGCGTATTGATCCTCTTCCGTGCCAACTCCGACCCGAAAAGAGTCAGCGGCACTGATGTTGTTACGCGTCCAGCCCGTCGCCAGGCCCGTATTGTCGACCTGCCCCCAGTCCCCGCTTTTTAGCCAGTTCAGGTAGCGCCCAAAGTCCTGTTCGACCGTCACGCCCGGTTTGATGCCCAGTAGCCGAACGGTGGGTTTTTCGTTTAAAACCTGCACCGGTTTTCCGGGATAGATATCAACCCCAAAGTCAACACTGCGCTCCGAGAGCCCATCGGGGGGAGCCGACAGATCCGGGCTTGAATAGTTGCGCAGGTGAACCGTCTTTTTAGAGCCCTGATTCCAGACGTCCCAGCCCCCACCCGCTTCATCGGCCCGCAGCACCAGCCAGCCGCCCCCTGCTCCGCCCAGCTGACCGATCCGGCAGCCGTAGGGCTCGAGTACTTTTTTTAGCGCATCGTAGCAGCTGAGCGTATCGTTCTTTTCGTTGACGAGGGCTTCAGCCACGATCTGCGTCGTGAAGAGCGGATCAATGGCCGGGTCAACTTTGCCGTTCACGATACTCAGCGAACGCAGCGTCGCCTGCTCGTAGATGTTTACCCCGGTGACGAGCGGCAGATCGAAACCGGTGTTGAGAAGCGCGGTGCGAATAACCGTCGACAAGCTAACGTATCCCTGTAAACGTTTACCGTCTCGATCTACGATCGGGCGGTCGCGCAGCGTTGAGAGACCGCAGGCCGCACTCACCTCGATCGGGTAGGGCTTCTTTTTATAAGTTTCCGAGTAGTCGGCCGGCATGATCCAGCCCGCAAACTCGACGCGGGCATAGTTACCCGTGTTGGATGGGTCGCTCAGCAGCACGGCCTGTACCTCCCGGTCCGAGCGGACGTAGAATTCCCGGCTCTGGTAGAATGACTCCGCGCGGAGCTTGAAGTCCGCCTTCAGGGGATGCCAGAAAGCAAACCGGCTCTGATCGGACGAGGACTTACTGATCTTGACCGGCGTGCCTTTGTAAAGTGAAAGCTCTTTGGGCGTACCGGTAAAATCTCTGAATCGAAATTCGACGCGGTACTGCACCGGCGCGATGCCCAGCCCCTTATTGGGCAGGTCAACGAAATCAGCGTAGTATTTAACCGCGTAGGTAGACATAAAAACGACGCCCCTGTGGGGGCCTTCGAAATTACGGCTACCCTTAAGGGGTGTCGCTTAACCAGCGTTAAGGCGCATTACTTAAACTTTTGAAGTTACGCAAGCTGGAACAATTCGTGTATATACACGAATTCCTTAAGTTGGAATTGTAAATAAATAATCGAAAAAAATCGTTAACGGAGGTAATCCGCTTTGTACTGATCAATCTTAGTTTGAAGGTTGTCGCACTTATCCTCAAATATTTGTTGAAGGAGCCGAATAGTTACTTGACGTTGCCTTGCCCGTTTATTCGAGTTCATAGCCCGCCGGGAAGACTCTTTAGATTTCCTGTTTGAAGTCAATAAAAAGTGGGCGACTGATGAAGTTCCATTTTCGTCATGGGTTTCCATAGCGGTTCAGACTTTAGTGTGTCTGTTAGAAAACAACACGCCACATTGGGAAACGATTTATTTTTCACTGTTGGGTTGTGTCATACAGGCGAGTATTTCTCTCGATTCCCTCGCCTACTGCGTTGGCAATAAGTCAAAGAAAGTTGTAATCTATAACTAGGGACCAAATTATTTGTTATGATCGCCTATTTACTATATTTGAACTTAGTTACAAAGGATTTCAATGAATGATATTAAGCTATTAGTTGGCCAACAGATTCGGGAAGCGCGCAAAGTGAAAGGGCTGACTCAGAAGGAGCTGGGCGAGAAGCTGGGGGTGGGAGAACCTACAGTGAATGGTTATGAAAGCGGCAAGCAAAATCTTACAATTGAGACTCTTCAAAAGATCGCAAATGCGATAGAAGTAGAAGTTAATACTTTCTTCAAATAGAATATATTTTTGACCTTAAACTTGCCATATATCAGAAGTTTTTGTATTATTGTAATGTAAATGGGAATGAGTGTCACCCATTTACATAGATAAACCCCCAACGCAAACATCTTGGCGGACTTAGCGAAGGGGGCGATGTGTCACACAAAAACAGGTAGTAATCATGAACACGCAGCAAAGCTACGCGGGTAGGGCGAATCACGCAACCCCGAATCCACCAACGGCCCAAAGTGGGGGCCCAACCTCGCCTATTACTGATAGTCGGCAACAAAGCACAGTCCCAGCATTGAGCGACGAATTGGTTACAATTCCCGAAGACCTGTATAATGCCTTCATTCAGTTCAAATCAATTTCGGATGATTTTTTAGGTATCTCAGAGAGCCCCGTTTATGCCATTACCAGAATCTTAGAATCTTGGCTTGTCGATGCTCGACTATATAAGGATTCTACCGATATGAAATGTCTGCTGACGACTCTGCGCCTGCTCGATTTTTTGTATGATCTGCGCGTTGAGCGCGAATCGCTTGAATGGTTTCAGGACGAGGCAAGGAAAATGGCGAAGGGAGGGCAGAATAATGAATAGCTTAGTAAGTGTTCGCTCGATTACCCACCAAGTTGTCACCCGCGTAGCCATTCTTTGGAATGAGCCCCGCTCGGAAGTGTACGCCCGAATCTATAACCGGCTTCACTGCTTCTACGGTATAGACCTGACCCAGTACCCGCGTAGTAAAGGGGAATCATTGCTTGCCGTTGCGGAACGACTCGATGTGATCGACAAGGTCTATCAATTAGCCGAAGCCGAAAGCCTGTATCTGCCACTCACCGAGAATTAGTCAATGAGCAAGCAACTTGTTCAGCACAAGGGTTTGTCTCGCACAGCCCTTGTGCGCTTGATTCGTCGGCTTGATCTGTACGAACAATGGAAACGGGCAGTGTTCATTCGTGACCGCTTTACGTGCCAGCACTGCGGAGCCAGAAACGGGCGAAAACGCGTTATTGAGGCCGACCATATTATCAGTCTCACTCAATTGGTAAAAGACAACAACGTAGGCTCAATCGAAGGGGCTGCTGCGTGTCTAGCCTTGTGGGATATTGGCAACGGACGGACGCTGTGCCACACCTGCCATGAGCAGACAGAATCATATCCAATACAACTTAGAAAAAAGAAAACATCATATGCCAGCAAGAGTCGTAATTCCCGAAGAGGTGCTATCAAAAATTGTTGATGCTTACCAACAAGGAGTACCCATAATTAAGCTTATTTCTCAGTTTGGATATGGAGAAAAGACCATAACCAGAACATTAACCAATTTGGGGGTTCATCAAATTTCACCTCGACAGTTTCACCTTTTAACTGGAAAGGAAGAGGAAGTAAGAAGACTATACCAAAGTGGTTCCAAGTTGGCTGTTATTGCCAAAAGCTACGGTGTTGGCAAGTGTGTTCTTTCGCACTTCATTAAAAAGAATGACATTAAAATACACCCCCTTGGTAACGATGCGAAAGAAAGAGAAGGGTTGATACTAGGCGACTACGAAAGCGGAATGGGGATTTCTGAAATTGCTAAGAAGTATAGGGTCTGCGCTAAGAAAACGGTTCGCAGATTATTGGTCAACGCTAATATTGTTCCTCGAACTGCTTCTGAAAATTCTAAAATTGCCCATGCAACAAAAAAGAAACGAGGCAGTAAATTGGCTCCGCGTCGTTACAACATTGATGAAAATTTCTTAGATCAAATCGACTCAGAAGCGAAGGCGTATTTCTTAGGCTTCTTTTATGCAGATGGGTATAACGATCAGAAAAGGGGTGAACTCTCAATCGAGCTTAATCAGAAGGACAGGGCAATACTAGAACTGTTTCGTACATTTTTCGGCAATACGAGGGCGGTTTGGGACTCAAAGCCGGGTTCAGTTAAATTTCGAATGAAAAGCAGAAAGTTGTCAGATCGACTTGCGGAACTAGGGTGTCCGCAGCGTAAATCATTTATTTTGACTTTCCCGGAGTGGATTGACGAAAATTTATTGCACCACTTTTTGCGAGGCTACACGGATGGTGATGGGTACGTAATGTGCAGGTCTAAACGTACAGGTATTGGCGCAATTGGCTCAGATGCGTTTATTGACGCAATGGCAAGAATAATCTCAAAAAAATGCAGCGTATTTTGTTCCTTTCAGCCACATAATATCAGTAAAGGTATGTTGAATTTCAGGGTGAGCGGGACCCAGCAAGTTAAGAGAGTAGTACAGTTTTTGTATAAAGATGCTACTTATTTTTTGGAGCGAAAGAAGCTAAATGCGGACGCGATTATCGCGAAGAGAGTTATTAACATGCAACTGTTTCTTGGCGAGCTTTAGTTGCGGCATAATACCGGGACAAAACCACATGAAAGGTAGAGCGGTCACTGTACATCCGGCGACCTTTGTACCATTTTTCGTGGCTTTGTTCGGTTAGCTCGTAAGCCAGCGCCTTATCTCCCACTAAGTCCAGATTTTTTCGGTACTGCTTGATAAACCCCTCGACGCTATTAAGTGCAATAATATCCTGCACAAAATCGAATAAAAGACTTTCCATGCTAATTGAAATATTGATTGGTTTGATGATAATCGTCAATGGCGGCTGAGAGGTCACCATTACGGAGGTTGAAACCACCAGAAACGTTCAAGTCTAGCGACTGACGACCAACTCGGTTCATGTCAGGCCGGTTGAAACGAAAATTATTGCCGAGTTGCTTGGTGATGCGGTCGCCAATCAGGTTAGCACCTAAATCGACTGAACTTATAAATTCCCCTCCACCTTTACGAGCTTTCGACGTTTCACCGCCGTAAAGCAGTGTGGGTCCCGTTAGTAAGCCCCCCGACTCCATAGCGGTAGCCCCCCCACCTATTTTGGCAGCACCGGCCTGAACGGCAGTACCCAGTGCGACCAAGGCAACACCAGCCACCGCAGCAACGACAGGGTTTAGCGTCTTTA of Spirosoma agri contains these proteins:
- a CDS encoding HNH endonuclease, encoding MSKQLVQHKGLSRTALVRLIRRLDLYEQWKRAVFIRDRFTCQHCGARNGRKRVIEADHIISLTQLVKDNNVGSIEGAAACLALWDIGNGRTLCHTCHEQTESYPIQLRKKKTSYASKSRNSRRGAIKNC
- a CDS encoding discoidin domain-containing protein, whose product is MSNPVSEITLTTGGYGTKGFTFSVLSNEAGHLDDKREQVEDPYFDKDYNNDPFVAGIVYRFLGYHPVHMADEELIRVVFKETGGYDIVDPSEENSTGSSSLTSLVARSNDLDRDAVYRAFLRSLAPETLLLLGQTVLTTISANPSLKQLFCAIAATCNLSGTVTKTYTATNIIQWSPVSILAPLYDASLDFVNCSQCGGWVYDLNNLNTPAKLRVFINGIFAGIATATFARPEVADVLGLSGATTHICGWTFTIPDVFKNGEPITVEIRPLSGTTAFRYSPRTSDFACVSLSNLIDVAVDATVTAPDSGFGPIWVAEHLTDDDPDSAYTTPCVGETEPVTIRVDLGGTAAPQQIRLVPNNFSDGADWLPVDYQLSGSTDGITWFVLATVTNQARTTQEIVLPVETDLDANYRSLRYVRLVTSKNSNAGGACNYVRLNSIRIMAPSKTPDGGTPPTRLPKKLEILGPLGQNEGAQTNQKVWLTYTNGDTEDVTAASNKTTGGDFSLTWGADGVLFAAVNSTPNDTRSPTLTAAYLGLNASKVIQIYDASITRYITGYRIDRIETSQAIIEGGPQAHFKVVALFNQAPLEEQYTESGAYSINTPYPDGMTATTGMNAIGTVTLPMGSITANLTRTLRFTFPAGGGYVEKLIDLINVADTAVFDKYEIVGPTEAVEGGSDPEYSIDAVYTNGSRQNYIDSQGAYGLFEPYPPGVDLIALADSRTKIHTPINSITADVPGKIFFTFGNGAVIEKAIVFKNVANQTTPLSIAKVTVFHPTGWHSILPSSGTVSENLVILVRIEGTNAANADVRSRYLQSRNDATYGVMQKLDYNAQTSWGTLPPGYTHVTFFADEDFSNTTRALNIFAVKLQTVANSEVQPHYLPQASTPDHTTVQLYPL
- a CDS encoding helix-turn-helix domain-containing protein; translation: MNDIKLLVGQQIREARKVKGLTQKELGEKLGVGEPTVNGYESGKQNLTIETLQKIANAIEVEVNTFFK